A DNA window from Canis lupus dingo isolate Sandy chromosome 2, ASM325472v2, whole genome shotgun sequence contains the following coding sequences:
- the LOC112670366 gene encoding basic proline-rich protein-like, translating into MPPPGGRAAVLETERHPVPLRDFGVAFMASNVSERISRTRRVSRQAWVDAARREAALAGGGELLPRPGRSSPAVRARTGCPGGHGPGGRPRTGAPSPSSRPQVGVLGRLPPRRPGAPRSCPPAGGARARTAGDGPGPSSATSRPAPCPPGPAPSAPTAPSGGARCTPIGGPPDPREPSPKHPPPWRPPPPPQGLGLRRACLITCLSVSSAIMTLLTLGRGQHSCQSGCAHL; encoded by the coding sequence ATGCCGCCACCCGGGGGCCGGGCCGCCGTGCTGGAGACTGAAAGACACCCGGTCCCCCTCCGGGACTTCGGTGTGGCTTTTATGGCCTCGAATGTGTCCGAGCGTATTAGTAGGACGCGCAGGGTTTCCCGACAGGCCTGGGTGGATGCTGCCCGGAGAGAAGCTGCCTTGGCGGGCGGTGgagagctgctcccgaggcctgGCCGCTCGAGCCCCGCTGTGCGCGCCCGCACCGGGTGCCCGGGTGGTCACGGCCCAGGCGGGCGGCCGCGGAcaggcgccccctcccccagcagtcGGCCCCAGGTCGGGGTGCTGGGGCGGCTTCCCCCGAGACGCCCCGGAGCCCCACGGTCCTGCCCGCCAGCAGGGGGGGCACGAGCGCGCACGGCCGGGGACGGCCCGGGCCCCTCCAGCGCCACGTCCAGGCCCGCGCCCTGCCCTCCCGGCCCTgcaccctctgcccccacagcACCCTCTGGCGGGGCCCGGTGCACCCCGATCGGCGGGCCGCCTGACCCGCGGGAACCTAGCCCCAAGCACCCGCCTCCCTggcgccccccccctcccccccagggcctggggctgcggCGGGCTTGTTTGATCACctgcctttctgtttcttctgcaaTTATGACCCTGCTGACCCTGGGGAGAGGGCAACACAGCTGCCAATCAGGATGCGCTCATCTCTAA